Genomic DNA from Pelosinus sp. UFO1:
GTTTTATCACGAAAAGTGGCAATAACTCCAACAATTTCACCATCTACAATTATAGGAACACGATTAGCTAGAATTGTTATCCCATTAAGATCCTGCTCTTGATCTAATTCGGCTTCTCCCGTCTCTAAAACCTTCTGCAAGCGTGTATTTGGAACATACTCATCGACCTTCTGCCCAATGGGATTATCACTAATACCTGCTTGTTGAAAAAGCTTAATTGCTGCCTCATTGACAATGGTCATACGTGAATCTTTATCAACTGCCAAAATACCTTCCCTTACTGATTGCAGCATGGCACTGCGTTCTTCAAATATTTTGGCGATGGCAAAAGGTTCTAAGCCAAATAAAATTTTCTTTATTCTGCGGGCTAATACTAAGGACCCTAACACACCTACTAGCATCCCAACTCCAACACCACCATAGATTCCTGATCGACTATCATCTACTGAGGCTTGTATACTTTCCATCATAACTCCGACAAGTACAGCTCCGACCTGCTTTCCGTCAGGCGCAAAAACCGGTGAAAAAGCACGCAAAGAAACTCCTAATGACCCTTTGTTTACAGACGTAGTTTCTTGTCCTTCAAAAACAAGATTGGCATCCTCTTCTTCATAATATTCTCCTATTTTTTCAGGATTAGGATGTGATTTTCGAATTCGATTCATGTCCATCACTGTAATAAATCGAACTTCGCTTACGCTCAGAACTTTCTCGGTAAATACCTGAATCTCCCTTTCATCTCTATTGCCAGTTAACGCTTCCATTATTAAAGGAGTATTGGCAACAATGCGAGCAATTTCAATTGCTTCCTCTGAGGAATTAATACGAGCATTTTCCGCAATCCTCTCGTTAATAATAATATCGGTTACTAATAATGCCAAGGCAACAACAATACAAGCGAATACTGCAATGGTTGTCTGTAAACTAAATAAAGGCTTCTGTTTTTTCATAGCATTTTCGTCCTTCCACAGCTACATCACAATTTACTTCGACGTATTTTGGTAATTCCCTACAAAGTTCTTCGTTTTGTTCGAAATTTTCACATTTTTTATAAGAAAAGACTTGGCCTGCCAAATCCTCGGACGCAGGCAGAAGCCTTAGTCGTTCTTACTTGGAATCAAGAAAGTGTTATACTTTCTGATTCCGTAAAATTAAACCCTGTTTGAGAAAGATGAGAAAGTCTTATTTTTCCATCATCCCCAAGCAGGGTTCAATTTACTTCATTATGTAGAGTATAAAGGAATTATTTCTTAATTAGCCATCGTATTAACTTACTTAACTTCCCTGTATTTAAACCTTCAGATAGATCTAGGATTATTTTTGTATTAGTCTCTACTTGATTTACCTGAAAACCAAGTAACTCCTTTGCTCTTTTTTCGGCTCGCTGTCCTTTTTGCCAAATTAGCTCACTCCAAAAATTTTTAGCAAAATGCTCTCCCATTATCCCACTCCCTTTTTAATTTGAGTAAATTTATATTTTCTGAACAATGTAAGAGTCTTCAGCGCACAAAAACTCCCCTGCTCCCTCTATTATATTCAGTAAAGAACCAAATGTTTGGCTTATGGCAAAAATTCATAGAAAACAAAATCCTATTTTTCTTTCCTCTAAAAAAAATAAAAGCCCCATAGGGCTATAGGAAAAATAAAAAGACCTCAGGATAATCCCTGAAAGCCTTGAACTTTTGATGGTGCGGGAGAGGAGACTTGAACTCCTACACCTTGCGGCGCCAGATCCTAAGTCTGGTGCGTCTGCCATTCCGCCACTCCCGCATAATTAAGTTAAATGGTGGCTCACCCGCGGCTCGAACGCGGGACACCCTGATTAAAAGTCAGGTGCTCTACCAACTGAGCTAGTGAACCATAATGGCAGGGGTAGCTGGACTCGAACCAACGCGTGCGGGAGTCAAAGTCCCGTGCCTTACCAACTTGGCTATACCCCTACATGCTTTTTGCTAGTTATTCAATGGGGTGGCTGAAGGGGATCGAACCCTCGAAATAACGGAACCACAATCCGCCGTGTTAACCGCTTCACCACAGCCACCATATTTTATCTTTAAATGTTCTTCAACATTCCCTAGCGACAAGATTTATTTTACCATGTTACCGTTATTATGTCAAGCACTTTTTTCAACTTTTTTTAAGTTGTATTTACTTTGACATCTTGTTTTTGCTAACTCGCAACAGCAACTTTATTAATATACCAGATTTTTTATAATATAACAACCGTGATTATTATTAATTATTTCAATATAGCTCTTATTTTTCAGCTATTTCTTAATAATACTCACTTTTTCAATAAATTTAATGAATGTTTCTTCGAAGAAGTATCAATATCTTAAAAGACACTTATTATATTGAAAAGTTATAAAGAAGGCTTCAAAAGAAGAAAACCACAAAAACACAAGAGCCTCTAGAGCGTTCTTATCAGCGCGCTAGTGCAATGTGTTCTTGTGGTCACCCCTTTGATCACAAGATCTTAAACTTTAAATTTATGCACAACTTCTTGTAACTCGCTGGCCATAGTTGCTAAACCAGAAACAGCTGTTACAATTTCATGTACGGAAGCATTTTGCTCTTCACTAGCTGCAGCTACTTCCTGAGAACTAGCTGCATTCGTTCTAGATGCATCCGCAATACCATTAATTGACTGACCGACTTGTCCACTACCAGTTAGTTGAGTATCCATTAATACAAGAATTTTTTCTACTCGTTTTCGCATTTCTTTAACATCTACATAAATTTCTTCAAAGGCTACCTTAGATGCTGAAACCACCTTAACACCTTCTACTACCTCGTGGCTTCCCTTATCCATCGCTTCTACCGCTTGAATTGTTTCACTTTGAATAGCGCCAATAATTTCAGCGATTTCCTTAGCTGCTTCTTGAGATTGTTCTGCTAGTTTACGCACCTCATCTGCTACTACTGCAAAACCACGACCTTGTTCACCAGCTCTTGCCGCCTCAATCGCAGCATTTAGCGCCAATAGATTCGTTTGACCTGCAATATTGGTAATAACCTCAACAATTTGGCCAATTTGCCGTGATTTTTCGCCAAGCGCATTTATTTTTTGGGCCGCATTGCCTACATCTTCTTGAATGCTGCTCATTAGCATAACAGCATGATTAACTTGTTTTAAGCCATGTTCAGCAGATTGTTCGCTGCGTTCAGAGGCCCCCGAAACGTCACAGGCAGCTTCTACGGCATCAGCAATACCACTTTGCATCTCCGTCATGATAGCGGCTGACTCATCCGATAACTGTACTTGGTTCGTAGCACTTTGTGCTACATCCTGAATGGTAATTGCTACTTCTTCTGAAGCACGTCCTACTTCAGTGGCAGATGCTGTCAATTCCTCAGCTGATGCTGCTACTGATTCAGAAACAGATGAAGCATGGCTAATCATTTCCCGCAAGGCAGACATCATATGATTTACGCCCCGAACCAACTGATTTACTTCTAAAGCCCCTTCGGCAACAAGCGCTTGGGATAAATCTCCCCCAGCTACCAGTTGAACTGAATCAACTACCTTCTGTAAAGGAGAAACTATACTGCGAGCTATGTAAAATGCTGTCACTGCTGCAAGCAATAAAGATATAAGTAAAATTGCCATAAGGATATATGATGCGGATACAGCTCCGTTATGAACATCTTTAAGTGGTTCATTTACAATAACTCCCCACTTGTATTTGTTCACTGGGGAAAAGGTAGCAATTGTTGTATCACCACGGCTTGATATAGAGTCCATTGAGCCAGTTTGCCCACCTATTACTTTTTTCACATATTCTAATTCAGCAAAACTTTCTTTCTTTAAGACTTTCTCATGATCCGGATATGCTATGACCACACCGTTATGATCAACGATTTCAACATACCCGTTCTTTCCCACCTTAACATTCTCTGCAATCGACCATAAAGCTTGCAAACCAATGTCCGCAGCAAAAACACCGATACTTTTCCCTGCAGCATCCTTGATTGGTACAGAAATTGTTACACTAGGTGCATTGGTAAAAGATGATATATAAACATCTGTAAAAAAAGTACTGCCTTTCATGGCTTCTACAAAGTAAGGTCGATCGCCACGATTTGCTAATGTACCTGCAGTCCTTGCAACCTGCATGCCGGTCTTATCCATTACGTAGATAAGCTCAAACTGAGGGTTTTTTTGTTGAAAGTTTACAATCATATCACGGATAACCGCACCATCCAAAGAACGTGCTGTTGGACTGGCTGCCAATCCTTCCGTCATTCCTTTTGAATCATCTAGCATAATTTCGATTTGTTTTGCAATCTGTAAAGTAGTATTACTATTGCTCTGTATTGTTGAATTTTTAGTTGACGTAACATTCATATAGATACTGATTGCTCCACCAACTGCGGCAGGAATAACTGCAAATAAAATAAAAAATATAATCAACTGTGTTTTTAAACTCCGCTGTCCAAACATAAAATTCCTCCTTATTACATGAAACTATTTTTTTCGACTTTACTTTTTCTATTTCTTTTTCTCCTCCTATATTATTCTAATTATTTTTACAATTTCCTTCCCGCAACTATCGTAAAAAAGCATATATAGTGATTAAAAATATATATTTTAATCACTACAGGTATTTAACATTATATATAAAAAAAACGCTTGAAGAGTTCTTCAAGCGTTCTAATGATCTAATATGGTGACCCCGGCAGGATTCGAACCTGCGACCTCTTGATTCGTAGTCAAGCGCTCTATCCAGCTGGGCTACGGAGTCGATTTGCGGTTGCCTTACTTGAGTAAGTATACTTGTTTTAATTGATAATGTCAACTATTATTTTAAATGTTTTTGAAGTATCTTGTAAGATTCAATTACTCTTCCTGAAATAAGGGAGTAGATAAATATCTTTCTCCGGTGTCAGGCAAGAGTACAACAATATTTTTTCCCTTATTTTCAGGGCGCAAGGCTAATTGAGTCGCAGCAAAAAGCGCCGCTCCAGAGGATATTCCTACCAACAACCCTTCCACTTTAGCTAATTCTCTAGCAGTTTTGAAAGCGTCTTGATTTTCTACCTTGATAATTTCATCAACCACTTTGGGATTGAATATGTCTGGCACGAAACCTGCGCCAATGCCTTGTATTTTATGAGGGCCTGGCTTCCCTCCAGATAATACAGGCGAATCACTCGGTTCAACGGCCACAATTTTAACCGCTGGATTCTTTTCTTTCAATACCTGACCTACACCTGTTATAGTACCACCTGTGCCTACACCAGCAACAAAAATATCTACGTGTCCTTCTGTATCTTGCCAAATTTCTTGTGCCGTCGTCTTACGATGAATTGCAGGGTTCGCTAAATTCTTAAATTGTTGAGGCATATAGGAATTAGGAAATTCCTCTAGTAACTCTTCCGCCTTAGCAATGGCCCCCTTCATGCCCTGAGTACCTGGAGTCAAGACTATTTCAGCCCCTAACGCCTTCAATAAATTCCTTCTCTCAATACTCATCGTATCTGGCATGGTCAAGATTAGCTTATAACCTTTTGCTGTAGCGGCGAAAGCCAAGCCAATTCCCGTATTACCACTAGTAGGCTCAACAATAACAGTACCTTCACGAATTAGCCCTTTTTCTTCTCCATCTACAATCATGGCATAGCCTACCCGATCTTTTACACTGCCCATGGGATTAAAATATTCTAGTTTAGCAATTACCTTTGCGTTTAAATTTTTAGTTCCGTTATAATTACTAAGCTCAAGCAAGGGTGTGTTACCAATTAAATCTGTCAAACTCTTAGCAATTTTCATCATTACCACTCCTTATCTTCAAAAAAAACTATACTTTTTTATTATTTCCCATTTTGCTTGTAGAATCCTGCCTACAGTAAAAAATTGACCTAGTAAAATGAATCTTTTGCCAAGTTGGCTCTCAATGAAAATGTTTACAGGAAAGGCTTTAAACAAAAAAGCTTCCAACTCAGTTTTTACT
This window encodes:
- the dcuS gene encoding DcuS/MalK family sensor histidine kinase, with the translated sequence MKKQKPLFSLQTTIAVFACIVVALALLVTDIIINERIAENARINSSEEAIEIARIVANTPLIMEALTGNRDEREIQVFTEKVLSVSEVRFITVMDMNRIRKSHPNPEKIGEYYEEEDANLVFEGQETTSVNKGSLGVSLRAFSPVFAPDGKQVGAVLVGVMMESIQASVDDSRSGIYGGVGVGMLVGVLGSLVLARRIKKILFGLEPFAIAKIFEERSAMLQSVREGILAVDKDSRMTIVNEAAIKLFQQAGISDNPIGQKVDEYVPNTRLQKVLETGEAELDQEQDLNGITILANRVPIIVDGEIVGVIATFRDKTEMRQMAERLTGVSIYAEALRAQTHEFMNKLHVILGMVRLGDYDRLNNYVNQIASRYQAEVGSLVKKIKDPVLAGFIIGKISLAREAGITMTVSEESFLPEPAEPEVVHELITIIGNLINNSLDAVETSTCKCVNIDFSWDSDILTIEVSDTGSGIDEGVKNKIFVQGYSTKGTDRGLGLYLIQRSLERLGGQITVISEVGHGAVFRVILPYWSKEGYFD
- a CDS encoding methyl-accepting chemotaxis protein; amino-acid sequence: MFGQRSLKTQLIIFFILFAVIPAAVGGAISIYMNVTSTKNSTIQSNSNTTLQIAKQIEIMLDDSKGMTEGLAASPTARSLDGAVIRDMIVNFQQKNPQFELIYVMDKTGMQVARTAGTLANRGDRPYFVEAMKGSTFFTDVYISSFTNAPSVTISVPIKDAAGKSIGVFAADIGLQALWSIAENVKVGKNGYVEIVDHNGVVIAYPDHEKVLKKESFAELEYVKKVIGGQTGSMDSISSRGDTTIATFSPVNKYKWGVIVNEPLKDVHNGAVSASYILMAILLISLLLAAVTAFYIARSIVSPLQKVVDSVQLVAGGDLSQALVAEGALEVNQLVRGVNHMMSALREMISHASSVSESVAASAEELTASATEVGRASEEVAITIQDVAQSATNQVQLSDESAAIMTEMQSGIADAVEAACDVSGASERSEQSAEHGLKQVNHAVMLMSSIQEDVGNAAQKINALGEKSRQIGQIVEVITNIAGQTNLLALNAAIEAARAGEQGRGFAVVADEVRKLAEQSQEAAKEIAEIIGAIQSETIQAVEAMDKGSHEVVEGVKVVSASKVAFEEIYVDVKEMRKRVEKILVLMDTQLTGSGQVGQSINGIADASRTNAASSQEVAAASEEQNASVHEIVTAVSGLATMASELQEVVHKFKV
- the cysK gene encoding cysteine synthase A, whose protein sequence is MMKIAKSLTDLIGNTPLLELSNYNGTKNLNAKVIAKLEYFNPMGSVKDRVGYAMIVDGEEKGLIREGTVIVEPTSGNTGIGLAFAATAKGYKLILTMPDTMSIERRNLLKALGAEIVLTPGTQGMKGAIAKAEELLEEFPNSYMPQQFKNLANPAIHRKTTAQEIWQDTEGHVDIFVAGVGTGGTITGVGQVLKEKNPAVKIVAVEPSDSPVLSGGKPGPHKIQGIGAGFVPDIFNPKVVDEIIKVENQDAFKTARELAKVEGLLVGISSGAALFAATQLALRPENKGKNIVVLLPDTGERYLSTPLFQEE